The sequence TTTCCAGTTCTTTGCCTATATATATACAGCTACAAacgcatgtttttttttattctttatttaggtgtttttttaaacaTACGCATGTAGACGAGGAACATAAAAGAATACATTTTGGATAAATTGTTTACACATTTTCAAATATTGGTCCTTCCcgttgaaaaaatcatcttgttTTATTGTACTTTTAAATTCTTTGACTCATTTCAGggcaacttttccaaagaacccatattctTTTTAAGTTATAAATTGTCAAaatggacaaaagatcgaagggacaaaaagtcgaaaaatactcccttcttcctttcctCGTCTTCCTTTCTGCTTCCTCTTCAATATATCTCTTTTTTATACCTTCTCCATCtttgttttcttcctttttccttttttcttgcttcgtccttcttcctttttcattctccttttttctttcttccttacttTTCAATCATTCTTtctacttcttttttttctcttttttttccttctagtatgtcttctttctttcttttttagtcttcttcctttctccttcttacctattcctttttttcttttttctttctgtcttatttcttctttcttttttcttccttctcccttcttcccttttcctttttttgtaagccctttttttctccttcctttttctttcttccttctttcttcttgtttgatccttttttcctgttttctttcctttcgtccttcttcttccttttattcttcattcttcattcattcttccttcttccatctttctttttcttttttttttgttccttcttcattcttccctcTTTATTCTATCTTCCTttatatttcttctttctttaacATTTTGTCACTTTCAACCTATGGTCCTATTTGACCTTCTGTCCTTTAGACCTTCAgtttctttcgacgttttgtcttctcgaccttctgtccttccaactttttgtcctttcgacttttggtcttttgaacttttgacatagatttaaatttcgttttaaaaaatttaaatttcgtttcgtttcgtttcgccaggaaaaaatgtgttatcgcatacccttaattaaAACACTTaaataatgctgaaaattttccgaaattctgttaTAATttaaactagttgacccggcagactgCTCTCAGAGcagtctgccgggtcaactagtttaaAATATAAAAGGATTTCCGGAAAGTTTTTTCAGCATTATTTAAGTGTTTTTGATGACATTGTAATTTTCACAGGTTAGTCCGGATGCATctcaataataaaatttaaagaGCTTATAATGAGAGACTTATGTTTCTATCATTTGAACAGTTTTGAAGATTCCATTTACCTGAATTTGGCAACCATCCGCCATTCTCAAAGCCGGCATTTTGAAATAGAATACACTTTTGTTTTCTATACGAATGCAGGAGAACTCTTCACAAGTTTGAAATGGGAATCTAAAGGGGAATCGAAAGACTCGCGATTTGATCGAGTTTGTAACAATTAAATgctttcaaatattttaattaaatttattacAGTAAACAAAGTACACACAACTAAGGGTCTGTcccaattggataattaaactgaaattaaacttaaaagtgacatttcaataattatcaaataaccctgttcgcagagcaagattacttttgacagatatcgaatcattttccatcggaattgctggaattgctgggtagcaccagccattgattggaattgctgggtagcaccagccattcttataacggggtgattttttaattctcgaactgtcacttttaagtttaattctccaaatgagacagaccctaagaaaCCACCTATCCAGCGTAGGGGCCCTAACATACAAAGATGAACGGATTTTAATTCCAATAAGGCTTCAACGTATATTAGAACTTGCACACGAGTCTCACAAAGATACTAAAATATTTGAGCTTGTTTCGGGTACCCAGAAGAAATGGTTTGAGccatttctcaaaaaaaatggCAAAACCAATTGCACCAATATAAAATGTACTGTACCGTACTCTTCGCTTCAAAGAATTGTACAATGCGCGCCGCAGTGCTTCCTGTTTAACGCGGCATGTTTTAAACAACTGAACATGTTGAAGTAAATTTGTGTGGGCGACAACTTTCTGATTCATTAACATAtggaaatatttctctgaaacATTAATGTTCTCATAGACAAGTATTCAAGTATTGAAATTCCCGTTTATTAGTGGCCACCCGTATAACTCCTTATCTGAGTTGATGTTCGGGTAAACATCAGAAATTAACTACCAGGGACTGGGCAAAAAGTTGATGTCGATCGAGAAAAAATGATGAGAAATCTAAAACCGAAgggaatttttttatttatttatttctcagactaaggccggagtggcctgcgcagtaaataaaagtcttctccattcaactcggtccatagctggacgtcgccaaccacgcagtctgcggaaggTTCGCAAATCGCCTTAAACCTGATCGAaccacctcgccttcttgtacccgtcggatcgttgtcgagagccattttcaccgggatattattcgacattctggctacgtgcccggcccaccacagtcttccgattttcgcgatgtgatcgatggatggttctcccaacagctgttgcAACACGTGgtccattcgcctcctccatgtaccgtcttgCATCTGCACTCCGTCATAGTACGCAAAACTTTCCTCTTCCGTTTTATACTCTATTCAATCAGAGCGTtttgcgaagtccaaagtacgtacgatttcctgagtctccgaatttctctgctggtatcgttattggaggtcaccagtgaCCCAAGtctacgaattcttcaaccacctagATTTCATCGCCACcgattaagggtatgcgataacacactttttcctaacgaaacgaaacgaaacgaaatttaaaatgtttatgtagactcggatcgaaacgaaacgaaataaagattcctttcgagacttcgaaacgatacgaaatcaaggttcacttaattcgaaatttttcgaaacgaaacgaaatttaatttttttccgcggaatttttatcaaattgattttttattatgtacgcaattctgatttcactttttcgaagtcgaataactgttttgcgaccaaacgAGTTACAATAACAGAAAAGACAATCTCGCCgcaccattggcgataagacaataccgtcgtcgggggtgacaatgggtcaaatgggggtgagaatgggtcactgtttcaactacttagaatgcttgtagaatggattgaatgtatctgagggcaagaagactaaaatataagagacctttttgaacgattttgctctacgaccttcAGGCTgacggtgagagcgatgacccattgtcatccccccagacccattgtcatccccccagacccattgtcatccccgatggcggtaccccagcatttgtgccgcttcaaaggaattcatcgtggagcgtgtgttcccgaatctgatcaattttatatcagtaagtataaaaaaataaagaaattgttggttttttcatatacggattcaaaattcgtagaattatgtaattatgccgAAGCATACTTCAAATTGTCTTGTCAACGTGGACTAAGTACTGAcatagtcaaaattagaaaatgaatgcttgtatttattttttattcagtgGGATACTCGATTATGTATCctcatctgccaggcgtatacgcagatagagaatttatattactagaccaacatttgaaaagagcgtatcagccaaaatgtattccaatCAGCTCGACATTGTGtttgtgtccttggcatatgagaacagctgttatggtcagtatgagctgaaagcaatcttaagtaaagaactttcagcaattttaatgatcttgcaacccgttctggatttttttttgcatattccatgcgaagatctagaattGCTCACAAATCTGCATTGTTTCCTACATgctgtgcaaatagtcaaaaagagcttattagcttgattaactgtacacatcgtagttgctaatcatgattggccgagaaacagcaaatatgcacaattgcacagctcaccaattaaataatattgttgggatacaaaaaagttattcttattgtatacttgcttcggagtttccaataatgatgctggtcacgtgcttatagtaattttaggattaggagaggaaaattagtttaacactcattgttataagagaccgaggaatgctctgcatctccgtgagcgctacgggaaggAACTCGTTGGTTAGTTTAGAAGGTAATTcgtgtgaaaccccttggtaagcgacaaaatatttattgtaaacgaagttattttgaaaacaagaagacgaaaactgtgtttcaaatcaattcaacgcaagatcaatgtgcatcgtttaataatcttctacaacacgatcgattccgcactaaataatgttGTGCTTCGATGCAGATTTAAGTGTTATCACTtcacgttctcccacactagctggcgtgatcagcatcaacacgatcgattgcacactggttaaacaaatttctgctatgcgaggtagatttttttcacttcgcgttctcccggactagctggcgtcccatgaccagcatctATACGATGGTTTCCGCATTCatgtagaagaaaactacatatgaATTTATCGACTAAGAATGGGATTAtgaagtaagcgttaataggaatattgtataacctaaagttttgaaaacaactttacgattatgttcagcggcgcagccaaaatttttgataatataaagtatggtttaagtataaatttgtttcgaaattccgcggaattccgttaaatttcgttagaagctagttttttctagcgaaatttttgtaattttacgaaacgaaacgaaatcaagaaatcagatttcgccatgctcaaattccgcggaattccgcggaatttcgtttcgaaccacctgaaacgaaatttttcgaaataccgcatatgcttaccaccgatacaaactcgtggtgggtggcttacattgtacTCCCTTGGACCTCTTTCTATcatatacttcgtcttcgacgtgttgatgccCAGTGCAATCCAtttagcttcccttttcagtctgatatacgcttcctccatcttctcaaagttacgtgccaaaatatcaatgtcgtcggcgaaaccaaacagctgaacggacttcgtgaaaatcgtgaattttgacatccatatatgcatggttcaagacgatgccaaaaccggcccctcctggaaggcccttggaacctgctataagggtggcagtggacactatcattctgcaAATGTTTCTGTAGTCATCGTCTagcaaagccatgaagttagatactcatatttgtattattccgatctgttatcatctcatcatgttcccggaaccgtttttacggagatggccatatctctgcgtagttttgatggattccaCCATtagtcggcatattagttctagtttttgtagaaagcataaaacattatgaaagtaaacgtcacataaaatgacaagcagtggaaaaaatgcatcttgaacatatcaccggaaaacccggaacatctccggtagCCAAGAACCAACCTCAGTTTTTGCAGGGGGACAGTATACTAAAAGAGCGTCCGCTTctcctgattttatcaaaatcggattcttgtacgcaaagttatgatgattcGAATTATAcctttctcaacctttttgtcattaagcacttccactgttattaactgcaagttttctaagccaagttaccatttttgcattcgtatatcatgaggctaaacacgatgatacttttatgtccagggaagtcgagacaatttccaatccgaaaattgtcttaCTGAGCGGGTCGGAAGGACCTGGCCCAGGGCATGGGACTCTTAGGGTCGGCTTACAGGGCTGGTCAAGGACACAAGTAAAACACGTTCTTGTTCTTTTTGATATATATTCTTTTTGACTTAcggttgtgtgtgtgtgtctgtgtggcGTGTAGTTGCGGCCGGCCGATGCTGGAGCTCTTCGGGATCCCGGAATGGTTTATCAGGGGAACGGGCCACCGATCGGATGGATGATTCGACGGCAGCTCAGAATGCCCTACAGGCGGCGAAAACGGGTGAATTACCCGATTGTTCCCTTTTGACGTCGATTGTCTGGACGGAATCAACGGTGCGGTCCCAACAATGTCCTCGGATTCTTTCCCTGGACTTTCGGGTGATCCACGATTATAAAAGGCCTTCCGGGGGGAGCGGTCTCACCAGTACTTCTCAGGCGAACGTTAACGGGTCCTGATTCCGAATAATAGGTAAAATCCCCGATATGGGATTATACTTGAGCTATAAGCTTTAGACTGTGCTTGGTGGGTAACGGATAACTTTCAAAAACTTTTCTACCTTCTCACTTGGCGCTCTAGATCAGAAAAGACTTTAGCTAAATGCAACCCAGTAGCTCATACCTCCTTttccctttttcctttcttATACCGTAGTCGTCGTATCCAGTGTGGCAATACTTTTTATTCCCTTTGGCTCATTATTTTCATATGTAACGTCTAGTTGTGTTCAGTGTAAATGTATTGtgtttaacaaattttgttctttttttttagcttatgagtgatttttaaattaattatatCAACAATATTAACGTAACAATTTTAACTAATAATTTTACTAACATTTAGAATAGATATTACAATTAACAAACTAACAAAATTAacactttatttttatttttattatttaaattagcAATAGTTACGTAACGGTAAcaattgcttagaccggcaccatgaatcgaacccagacaccctcagcatagtcttgctttgtagccgcgcgtcttaccgcacggctaaagagggccgAAAAAGTTATAAAGTTCCATGCAAAATCTTACAGTGAACCAGAGCAAATAAGATATCGAATGAAATAAAGAGAAAAGTTGTATTTAAATCATGCCTGTGGAATCGATTCAGTTGTTATGTTTCTACAATCATTAGCCCAAACCCCATAACTGACATTGAAACAGATGATATACCCACTCATCCAGGACGGCGCGTTCCCAGTCTGTATTGTAAAACTTCTTCGTCTGAAGAAGTTAGTTTCGAATTGGCCTGTGGATTTCGTCAAACGAGATGCACAGAATTGGGCTATGTAGTTATTTCGAATAAGGATCGTACTCCCCAAAATTTCAGTATTAAAATGTACAGCAAGAATGGAACCGAATTAGTTCAATTTGATGACCATCAAAGACAGAACACAGAGAATTgtactgtaaaaaaaaatcgcatgatGCTGCATATAATAAGTAAGAATTGGTTGAAAAACTTGACTGGAAGTTGCATCACACCAACGTTATGTGATGGTATAGTCcacctgtatggtggatttTAGAAACATGCAATCTGTGGCATATGTCTGTGGCTGTCGCTATCTGGGTTGTTCGCCTCATTTCATGGGGGTTGTTGTTGGTGAGGAAAAGCTgacattggcattacatcaactATCTCAGTGCGGCACTAAACAAAGTAACAAAACAATTATCGCTCCAATTATTCGTTGTCAATTGTGATTGATATGGATACATGTGGAGGAGGTAAACTTTAAGTATAAATAAAACTTCAAATAATAGAAGTCCTTAATTGTAAACCTCGAACGTGACAACTAACATTTTATTCAATTAATGGTACAATCTTATAAAATAGTAATAACACATCATTCGATATATAAAAGTATTAACAATTCAGCCAATCGATGCCGTATGCGTCaatgatgaaaaatctaatACATTGTTTATCCTTAGAGGTCACAAATGCATTAAATTTCTTATCACTACCGGGTGTCTGCGATACAATCCCTGCTAGTTCTATCCGATGCTCAACCGGTAGACAATAAGACGAACTTGTGGAAGTAAATGCGCCTGCCATAGATGAGCTGGTGGATGCCACGCCGGTTGTTTCAGTGACTGATGTACCGCATTCAAAATCTCCCAGCATAGATTCTTTCGACGATCCAAAATACGATGGTCTTGTGAAAATAGTGATGATCTTTCGTTCCTGGCAAAGCTTCTTCATCCGGCTGTGCAATGATCGCAAATAAGTATCCATTCTTATTAGATTCTTCTCGGTACATTTATTCCAATAGAAAACAGTAAGCGAATCGATCAGCAGATACACGTTGAGAGGATTCTTGATAAAGATTTCATTCAATGTCAGAAGCGAAAACTCAAATTCATCCATAGTGCAGCATTTTATAATAGTCAAGCGTGCG comes from Armigeres subalbatus isolate Guangzhou_Male chromosome 2, GZ_Asu_2, whole genome shotgun sequence and encodes:
- the LOC134215504 gene encoding DNA repair protein XRCC2-like isoform X2 — encoded protein: MCEVETGVQILHRLSSRLSSSVTCLDPNLFPDGGPSKGEMVEIFGESNCGKSMLVLELIAKIILPEHCGGHGIGAVFMNCDNNINMARLLNIMEKQIVNCSKPSSCNFDRQEIRRIRHESFARLTIIKCCTMDEFEFSLLTLNEIFIKNPLNVYLLIDSLTVFYWNKCTEKNLIRMDTYLRSLHSRMKKLCQERKIITIFTRPSYFGSSKESMLGDFECGTSVTETTGVASTSSSMAGAFTSTSSSYCLPVEHRIELAGIVSQTPGSDKKFNAFVTSKDKQCIRFFIIDAYGIDWLNC
- the LOC134215504 gene encoding DNA repair protein XRCC2-like isoform X1, whose translation is MRLALLIVHAELKMCEVETGVQILHRLSSRLSSSVTCLDPNLFPDGGPSKGEMVEIFGESNCGKSMLVLELIAKIILPEHCGGHGIGAVFMNCDNNINMARLLNIMEKQIVNCSKPSSCNFDRQEIRRIRHESFARLTIIKCCTMDEFEFSLLTLNEIFIKNPLNVYLLIDSLTVFYWNKCTEKNLIRMDTYLRSLHSRMKKLCQERKIITIFTRPSYFGSSKESMLGDFECGTSVTETTGVASTSSSMAGAFTSTSSSYCLPVEHRIELAGIVSQTPGSDKKFNAFVTSKDKQCIRFFIIDAYGIDWLNC